A window of the Bombina bombina isolate aBomBom1 chromosome 3, aBomBom1.pri, whole genome shotgun sequence genome harbors these coding sequences:
- the LOC128653564 gene encoding uncharacterized protein LOC128653564 yields MEELPQGGHFSGQMNPGVPVGGPRGQVAKGITARQRAKAPSGSNPRQGAKAPLGNYKGGAAPIGHARSMPKSAGSNSEVSLGKGGARAGGAFGAQIGGSVGARPQAPGASPAAARKVVTRSSTKHGSPEQFQSLDLAVASTRRKKATPITQKSVHFSEEIEDFTEDEQGVYDDVASGEGTHDVHDVCEGMHERSGHRGRGRADLPLRGTPLWQSLLQESDMATSGDSGSGLERGAESGQDSMVSEDERPSTSGVVAIPNRTGVRDGPRSGPLRAWIVGHSFVHWAAIRAASQPGGQQLGFSFSRVVVRWLGRRGLCWADLPGLLQSAMRRWEKPHVLIIHLGGNDLGSIPGRDLSAVIQSDLRTFKAWLPGVRMGWSNIIPRLTWRHMANHRAAFQVRKKLNRDVRKLMCELGGFVVEHKFITAADRSLYRGDGVHLTDHGMDLFIEDIRQSLLLFV; encoded by the exons ATGGAGGAATTACCTCAGGGGGGGCATTTCTCTGGccaaatgaacccgggggtccctGTTGGAGGCCCCCGTGGGCAGGTTGCAAAGGGTATTACGGCCCGGCAAAGGGCAAAGGCCCCGTCGGGTAGTAatcctcgtcaaggggcaaaggccccattgggcaattataaaggtggcgcagcacctattgggcacgctaggagtatgcctaagagcgctggcagtaatagtgaggtttctttgggcaaaggcggcgcccgtgcaggcggcgcttttggcgcgcaaattggtgggagtgtaggggctaggcctcaggctccgggcgcatccccggcagcagcgaggaaggtagtaactaggtcttctaccaaacatggttcaccagaacagtttcagagtttagatttagcggttgcatccactagacgtaagaaagccacccctatcactcagaagtcagtacattttagtgaagagatagaggactttacagaagatgagcagggtgtgtatgatgatGTTGCAAGTGGCGAAGGCACCCATGATGTCCatgatgtgtgtgaggggatgcatgaacggtctgggcacagggggaggggtagagcagaccttccccttcgtggtactcctctctggcaatctcttttgcaggaaagcgacatggctacgtcaggagattcaggcagcgggttggagagaggtgctgagagcggccaggactccatggtgtcagaggatgagcgtccttctacttcgggagtcgtggcgattccaaacaggaccggtgtgagagatg ggcctagaagtgggccacttcgtgcctggatcgttgggcactcgttcgtacactgggcggctatccgagcggcatcgcaacctggagggcagcagcttgggttctcattctccagggtggtagttaggtggttagggaggagaggcctttgctgggcagatctgcctgggttactgcaatccgccatgaggcggtgggagaaaccccatgtgctgatcatccacttaggtggaaatgatctcggctcaattcccggccgggacttgagcgcagtgatccaatcagatctgcgcacctttaaagcttggttgcctggtgtgagaatgggctggtcaaacattataccgaggttgacgtggagacacatggccaatcatagggcagcgttccaagttcgcaagaagctcaatagagatgttaggaagcttatgtgcgagctaggtggttttgttgtggaacacaagttcattacggccgctgaccgtagcctgtaccgaggcgacggggtccatcttacggaccatggcatggacctgtttattgaagatatacgtcagtccctactcctatttgtgtga